TTTTCGAAAAAACTGCAAGCGCATTTTATGGATGATTTACAAAATTCGCGCGAAATAGAATTGCCTCAGTGGCAGCAACGCTCCACATTGTTTAAAGTGCGCGAATCGCTGGCACATATTGTTAGTCCAATGTTTTAGAAGAAGACAGAAGTTGGAAGACAGAAGTTAGAAGTCCGTGCCTCGTTTTTTTGTTATATCCCCCAAGGGGATTATTATGTGCCCCAACATTTTTGCATCGTGCCCCCTGGGGATAGCTTTATGCCCCAATATTTTTGCGTTGTGCCCCAAGGGGATCGCTCTTCGAAAACAGGGGCAGATAAGATGCCCCAAGGGGATGGCTTTGTGCCTCATCTTTTTTGCGTTGTGCCCCGAGGGGATCGTTTCGTGCCCCTTGGGGACGGCTTTGTGAAAACAGGGGATAATCTTTCGCCCCCGGGGGATAATCCTGAACCCCTAATCAAAAGTTCAGCTAAAAATGTACTGATTGTTGTGCACTTAGGGGCTCAGTTTAAAACGGCAGTTTCCCCAAATCCAGGTTTCCACCAGATAGAATAATACCCACTTTTTTATTCCGAACATCCACTTTCCCTTCGAGAATTGCTGCCAAAGGAACTGCCGATGAAGGCTCAATAATAATTTTCATCCGTTCCCAAATCATACGCATGGCAGCCACAATACTTTCTTCTGAAACCGTCACCACGTCATCCACTTTGTCTAAAACAATTGAAAAGTTACGTTCACCCAGCGAGGTTAAAAGTCCGTCGGCTATCGTTTTTGGATTTTCAGATGGCACCCACTTTTTGGTATGAAATGAACGAAAAGCATCGTCAGCACCTGCAGGTTCGGCTGCAATTACTTTGCAGTTGGGCAATAATTGTTTTGTCGAAATGGCAGTACCGCTTAATAAACCGCCCCCTCCCACCGGGGCCATAATCACATCAAATTCACCTTTGTCTTCAATTAATTCCTTTGCTGCTGTTCCTTGTCCGGCAATCACATTAAAATTATTGTAGGGATGAATTTCGGTGGCACCAGTTGCTTCAATTACATTTGCCAAAGTACTTTCGCGAGCCTGTAAAGTAGGTTTGCAAAAGGTAATTTTTGCTCCGTAACCGGCCACTGCCTTCTTTTTAATTTCAGGCGAATTTTCGGGCATTACAATGTGCGCTGCAATTCCCCGCATTCGTGCAGCCAGTGCCAAAGCAGCCGCGTGATTTCCGGAAGAGTGTGTGGCTACTCCTTTTTGTGCCTCTTCTTCCGATAAGGAAAATACAGCATTACAAGCCCCACGGAATTTAAACGCACCTACTTTCTGCAGGTTTTCGCACTTAAAATACAAGTCTGCACCCACAATATCATTAATGCTTGCAGAAGTTAAAACAGGAGTACAATGTGCGTATTTTGCTACAATAAGGTGTGCTTTTTCAACATCGGAATAAGCAGGAATGTCTATCATCTTATTTTGACAATTTTTCGTTTAACAAATCGTAGTCGGTATTATAAATCGATTGTTTCGACAACACTTTCATTCTTTTCAATCCCGAAACATACAGGTAAATCACAAATGCAATAAAAGCAATGGTCAGCCAATCGATTCCTGTAAACAGGATAAAATCATAAATTCCGTGCAGCAAAATAGGGAAAGCTAGTGCCTTCAATTTTAAGCTGGCCTGTTCTTTTTGATAAAACTTTGCGAGGCCAAAATAAAACCCCATTGTTATACCAAATATTGCATGGGCCGGAACCGCAGTGATCGCCCGTGCAATGCCGGTACTCAGCCCGCCATCCATTACATACATTACATTTTCAACCGCTGCAAAACCCAAGGATACATACACCGCATACACAATACCATCAAATTTTTCGTTGAATTCGGGACTGCGCCATATTAAAACGTAAAGCGCTATAAACTTCCAAAGCTCCTCTGAAAAAGCTGCCACCACAAAAGCTTTCCAGGCTGCAGCCGTTAATCCATAAAACAGCCCGGTAAACGAACTTAAAAATGTTTCGAGAAACAAAACCGGGATTACAGTTAATCCGCCTGCCAGCAAAGCAAACAGCAAAAGCCGGATGGGTTCCTTTTCGTATTTATCGCGGATATAAATGTAGGCAGCAATTATTACCACCGGAGCTAGAGCAAGAATGAGTAGGTTCATATACGAAATTAATTAGTATCGTTGAAAAAGAAAGCTTCCACACCTTTTACACCCAGCCGGGTCTTAAAAACTCCACCTGCACTTGGAAATTTGGCAAGCTCTTCTTCGCTTGTTGATTCGCGGGCTGTTGTTATATAAAGTGTTCCCAAATCGTCGTCGCCAAAGGCACACGAAGTTACATTTTTAGCTGGCACATCAATTGTACGAATCAATACCCCGGTTTCAGGATTCCAGCAGGCAACTGCTGAGCCTCCCCAAAGAGCCACCCAGATATTTCCATCGTCATCAATGGTCATTCCATCGGGCGAGCCCATTTCTTCGGGAACTTCAACAGCAGTTTTCGGATTGCCGATTTCGCCGGTTTCATTGTTGTAATCGTAAGCCACCACTTTTTGCGTAGGTGTATCAATGTAGTACATTTTTGTTTTATCGCGCGACCATACAATCCCGTTTGAGATGCTTACGTTTTCAATCATTTTATGAATGGTTGTATCCCGGTCGAGCCGGTAAAGTGCCGCCACACCTTTTTCGCCGGTGGTACTTAAAGTACCTGCCCAGAATCTTCCTGCCGGATCACATTTTCCATCGTTAAAGCGGTTGTCTGGCAAATCGGCCTCCGGATCGACAAGTAATTTCTTAGAGCCGGTTTTTGTATCGAAAGCATAAATGCCATTTTGTAAAGCCACCAACACATAGCCCGTTTCCGTGGGAACTACAGTGCCTATCATTTGTCCGGTTAACATTTCTCGATTGCTTCCGGTAAGTGGATTGTAAAAATTCAGGATTTTCCCTTTAATGTTAATCCACATCAACTCACCGGTTTTATAATTCCAGATTGCCCCCTCGCCCAAAGTCGATTTTGAATCAATCACCAATTCCACTTCAGCCGTATTTTGTCTTAAACAAGCGACTAAATTCAATAGTACAATTCCAATTAGAAGGATTTTTTTCATGCTATTTGATTCTGGATGCTGGATACTTGATTCTGGATTCTGGATTCTTGATTCTGGATATTTGATACTTGATGCTGGATGATGGATGCTGGATACTGGATATTTGATACTGGATGCTGGATGTTGGATGCTGTAGCTTTCTGAACTCTGAACTCTGAACTCTAAACTCTGAACTCTAAACTCTAAACTCTGAACCCTGAACTTTGAACTCTAAACCCTGAACTTTGAACTCTAAACCCTGAACTCTAAACTTCTACAAACTCTGAATCAGCTCTTTCATAATCAGTGTCATTTTAGGCTCAGCTTTCATGGCCACTTCCTG
The sequence above is a segment of the uncultured Draconibacterium sp. genome. Coding sequences within it:
- a CDS encoding SMP-30/gluconolactonase/LRE family protein, whose product is MKKILLIGIVLLNLVACLRQNTAEVELVIDSKSTLGEGAIWNYKTGELMWINIKGKILNFYNPLTGSNREMLTGQMIGTVVPTETGYVLVALQNGIYAFDTKTGSKKLLVDPEADLPDNRFNDGKCDPAGRFWAGTLSTTGEKGVAALYRLDRDTTIHKMIENVSISNGIVWSRDKTKMYYIDTPTQKVVAYDYNNETGEIGNPKTAVEVPEEMGSPDGMTIDDDGNIWVALWGGSAVACWNPETGVLIRTIDVPAKNVTSCAFGDDDLGTLYITTARESTSEEELAKFPSAGGVFKTRLGVKGVEAFFFNDTN
- a CDS encoding PrsW family glutamic-type intramembrane protease; translation: MNLLILALAPVVIIAAYIYIRDKYEKEPIRLLLFALLAGGLTVIPVLFLETFLSSFTGLFYGLTAAAWKAFVVAAFSEELWKFIALYVLIWRSPEFNEKFDGIVYAVYVSLGFAAVENVMYVMDGGLSTGIARAITAVPAHAIFGITMGFYFGLAKFYQKEQASLKLKALAFPILLHGIYDFILFTGIDWLTIAFIAFVIYLYVSGLKRMKVLSKQSIYNTDYDLLNEKLSK
- a CDS encoding pyridoxal-phosphate dependent enzyme, which encodes MIDIPAYSDVEKAHLIVAKYAHCTPVLTSASINDIVGADLYFKCENLQKVGAFKFRGACNAVFSLSEEEAQKGVATHSSGNHAAALALAARMRGIAAHIVMPENSPEIKKKAVAGYGAKITFCKPTLQARESTLANVIEATGATEIHPYNNFNVIAGQGTAAKELIEDKGEFDVIMAPVGGGGLLSGTAISTKQLLPNCKVIAAEPAGADDAFRSFHTKKWVPSENPKTIADGLLTSLGERNFSIVLDKVDDVVTVSEESIVAAMRMIWERMKIIIEPSSAVPLAAILEGKVDVRNKKVGIILSGGNLDLGKLPF